The sequence gcagattacctgaggtcaggagtttgagaccagcctggccaacatggtgaaatcccgtctctactaaaaatacaaaaattagctgggcatggtggcacatgcctgtaatcccagctgcttgagaggctgaagcatgagaatggcttgaacccagaaggtggggattgtagtgagctaagatcacgccactgcctggcaacagagctagactctgtctcaaaaaaaaaataaataaataaaattttttttaaaaaataagcatagactctaggaccaggcacagtggctcacacctgtaatcccaacactttgcgaggtcgaggcaggcggaccccttgagcccaggaatttgagaccagcctgggcaatatagtgaaaccctgtcactacaaaaaaaatacaaaaaaaaaaaaaaataggctgggagtggtggctcacacctgtaatcccagcactttgggaggccaaggccggtggatcacaaggtcaggagttcaaaaccagcctggccaaggtggtgaaaccccgtctctgctaaaaatacaaaaattagctgggcatggcggcaggcacctgtaatcccagctactcaggaggctgaggcaggagaatcacttgaacccgggagatggaggttgcagtgagccaagatcacaccactgcactccagcctgggtgacaaagcaagactccatctcaaaaaaaaaaaaaaaaagcctagctgggcaaggtggtatgtgcctgaggtcccagctactcaggaggctgaggtgatagAATTCACTGAGCCCGgcaggttggggctgcagtgagccatgatggtgccacagcactccagcctaggcaacaggaaagaggcccttctcaaaaaaaaaaaaaaaaaaaaaatcatagactcTGGGGCCAAATTGATGTGCTCAAGCAAAGGTTTTGCCACttactgtgtaaccttgggccaGTAGCTTAACCTCTCTTGACCTCACTTGCCTTCTTTGTAAACCAGAGGTGATAACAGTATACCCATTTCATAGGGCTGTGGTGAGAACTAGATGAGTTAATACATTCAAAAAGCTTAAAAGTGTCTGGTGCATAGCAAGTGCTACGTAAATGTTAAACCTTTCCTGCCCTTTTCATCtgctcctccttttccttttttcttgttacagcattccttctttttttcttactatttccTCACTATGCCTTTGCTTGAATACTAAAAAGAAACTACTGGTCCAACAGCAGGCAACACCTCATGCGATTACTTTAAATGACTTCAAAAGAATACAAATATATCCAGCACaatagtttacattttaaaggTGTTACACccattttgttttgagatgtgtCAACAAAACccgtgtttcttttctttctacaagTTTAAAATGTCCCCAAATCAATTAACAATAGAGGAAAGTCAcgctgttttaatttttctctttatactgCTATCTCCTATTTCCCCTGTTTTTACACTTCTTTGCAGctcactttccttatctgtaagataTTCTTAGGATGAACTTAGTAAGAAATGTGCAAGATCTAGATGAAGACCCACCAGATAGGATGCTCTCTTGCAGACACGCAACTCACTGACTCAACCAATGAGGAAATTATCCCACAAAGCAGATAATCCTAATGGAGGGCAGAATTCAGGACTGAGCATCTCAGTGATGCCGCCGGGAACCCAGGCTTCTCTGTCCCTTCACCGGACTAACCGAGTTCGAGACCACACGGGGGTCAGGTAGCCAAGGCTGGGCTTTGACGGTAGGAATGAAGGAGGTGAGGGTGGCGCGCCGCAGGCCTGGGCCACTCCCTGAGtagggcggcggcggcggcggcagcagcggctGCAGGCCCGGCCGATTGTGAGGAGACAGCGGTGCCTCCTGGGCCGCGCACCCTACCCTTCCCGGGGTCCCGGCTCGCGCCGCGGCCGCGCGAGGCGCGCTCGAGCGGAAGTGGCGGCGATCCCGCCGGAAGCGCGCGGCTGCGGCGCGGGAAGCAACCCAGAGCCCTCCTCCCACCTGCTCTGTGTAGGAGACAGCCTGCGGAGCCCACTGCCGGCGCGCCGAGAGCCCAGCAGCTCTTGAGTCCGGGAAGCAAGGGTGGGCGGAGGGACGAGCCAGTGGCAATGACCCAGACCCCGACCCCCATTGCTGACCCAGCGGAGCTGCTTGGTGAGTGGCCTCCAGGCGGCATCTCTTGCTCTCAGCCCGGAGGGGGTTTTGGGGACCCAGGCTGTGGGGCTGCCTCTTCCCATGCCTTCAGTTCACCCAGAGATGGGGGTGAAAAAACCTAGAGACCCTCGGGAGTCGGTCCACCAAGAGAGGTCCAGACTCCCCAGGAATGTTGCCTGGGGAGGGGTGTCGCGGGGGGGATGACCCAGGCCCACCCTCTGCAGGGCACTTAAAATGCGCCACATCCCCAGTGAACAGCCTGTCACGCATCACACCGTGGTGTATTTGAGATCCCATCTGCCACTTGGGCTGGAGGGAAATGAGTGTTTTTGGGTTTCTTGTCATTGCTTCCTGCGGATTCCATTTTACTCCTGTTGGTTTATGGCCTCAAACATGAATTTGAAGAATTTGGCCCTCCCTGGCAGTATTGGGAAGAAGACTGTTTTGTTCAACTCCGTTTGGACAATTAGTTGGGAGTATTTACAAAAGgtcgggccaggcacggtggctcacacctgtaatcccaacactttgggaggccaaagagcaaggatcgcttgagcccaggagttcgaaaccagctggggcaacagagggagaccttgtctctacaaaaaatttaaaaattagctgggcatggtggtgcacgcctgtagtcccagctatacgggaagctgaggtgggaggattgcttgagcccgagagtttgaggctgctgtgagctgagatcgcgccactgcattccagcccgggaaacaaagcaagaccctgtctgaggTCGACTCTGCCCCCAGGAAGGTATGGGACTTGCAATCTTATCTAGGTTGCGTCTTTTTCACTGAAATCACGAAATCACTAAGGTAAGTAGGGAAGGGTCACACGGACACCAATAAAAGTTCTAACTTTGAGGACTCCTCCAGTATTCTTTTCATCCTAAAGCTTCTGGCCTATCAGCTAGGTCAGACACAGCCTAGGAGTCTCAAGCCAGTACAGGAACAAGGAGGCAGGTTGCCCTCTTGGGGCAAAGCTGTGGCTCCACCCTTGATGAAGAAGGCCTGTAGGAACCCAGGACCTGTGAGCAGGTAGAGTCCTGAAGGTTGAAGATTCTGTGGAGCAGGTATGTGCAGTGCCAGTGCGCAACCAGCAACTGATGGACAGGAACAGATAGAGATGCTCTGAGTGCATTCCTTTGGCAAGCCTGGGCCAGAGGCACACAGGATGGAATTAGTCATGTGGTATCATAGGCCAGGTGTGGAAGCAAATGAGCCAGAGTGGAACCAGGACCAGCcagggccaaggcagggagaagaGTTCCTCTAGCTGACATTGACAGGAAAGCAGAGTCAAAAATCTGGAATGGTTTGCTTCCAAGACTGGATGCTGCCTAATGACCTCGAAGGCCAGTGATACCTGGACTCTTGAGTGAGCAAGGCAGATTTTGGAATGAGCACACAACTTCAAGTAAGCCCAGACATGATTACCTGTAGTTTCTGCTGCTCTTAGAGGCAGAATCATCTGAGAACTGATTGAGGAGTGCATGTATATCCCAGAGACTAGTGCACTCTAGGATAAAAGGAATCATTCAGCCCTTACTCTTGGATGCAGGGTGTAGTTTTAATAAAATGTCACAGAACAAATTTCTAAGACCTTTAGGTTGAGTGAATGTTAGTTTGTCTAGTAGTATATTTCTCATCAGTTACCTATTTAGCTGTTCTGCATAGGCCTTTGAGATAAGGAAATAAGTAAGATAAATTCTCcccagaaaccccaaaacaattacaatgttGAGAGAAGAATGAAGTAGGAACTCTGTACTGAGgaaggaattgagtggacagAAAAGAGgtgactgcctgaggtcaggagttcaagaccagcctggccaacatggtgaaaccccatctctacaaaaatacaaaaattagccaggcatgatggtggatgcctgtaatcccagctacgcgggaggctgaggcaggagaattgctagaacctgggagtgagccaagactgtgccattgcactctggcctgggcaagtGAGCGAGactcaacagagcaagactccgtctcaaaaaaaaagaggtaactGGTGACTGGTCACTGTGAGCTGGATTGGAGGAAGGTGGGAATGGAGACTAAGGGCTCTTGCTGAGAGGAGTTTGAGTAAGCCTTTTTCAGGTTCTCTTGTCTTTAGCATTTAAATCCTGGACTTCATAAGTAGACTGATAGTTGTGGCATCAACACAACTAAAAGGCAGGGTTACCCTCTTAGAGTACACTTGGAAAATCAgtctgaaatgaaagaaacttTGTTGGTGAAGTGGAAGTGGAAGTTTTGGTTGGTTGCagagtggcttatacctgtaatcctaacattttgggaggcaaaggtgggaggattgcttgagaccaggagtttgagaccagcctgggcaacatggcgagaccccttttctttttcttttttctggggggagacaaggtctggctttgttacccaggctaaagtgcagtgcaatggcactcACACTCACCCAACTTAAGGGTCTTAGTATCCATACAAAAAGCATTGACAAAAAGCATGCCATATGTTAAGATCAAGGTTTATCTTTGGGTGTTGAGTGCAACACTTGTTATAAGAGGCAAAATAAACTTAGAAGCAAAGGAGTGGATAAGGATCTGTCTTGGGGTAAAATCCAAAGATTAGTTGTGATCAGAGTATAGTACCTTTTGGCCTGACTTACATAACAAACTCTGCAAAATGTTAAAACCTTTAATGAAAACAAGTGAGATGTTGGACTCTAGTGTCACTCTTAATAATGAAATAACCAACATTTGTTGAGCTTTTACTACATACCACAGGTGTTCTTCTAAGCTTTTTACTTTCATTAGCTCAATAGTCCTTGCCTTATCATATAATAGGCACTACTGCATGGATATATGTTGTCATTTACTGAGGAAGCAGTTATCAAGAGCCCAGACAAAAAGCTGAGAAATCTGAGTTGACTTTAAAGTCCTCCTGtgtttcaacaagggtgccaagaccattcgaTGGAGGAGggacagtcttttcaaaaaatggttcttggaaagctggatatccacatacaaaagaatgttGTTGGCCTCCTTACCTTATACCAGATACAGAACTTAgagtggatcaaagacctaaatgtaaaaccgttagaagaaaacacagggcaaAAGCTTCATGATGTTAGATTGGCAATGATTTCTCAGATATGActccaaaagcataggcaacaacaacaaaaaagatgaattggatttcatcaaaattataaacttttgtgcatcaaagaatgtgaagaagaatgaaaagacaacccacagaatgagaaaaaaatatttgcaaatcatgtatctgataagagattaatacAACCCAATTGAAACATAAACAAAGTAGCCAAGTGTGTTGGCACACACTTATAGTCCctactattcaggaggctgaggcaggaggattgctgagcccagaagttcgagaccagcctgggcaacatagcaaggccctatctcaaacaataaattataagcaaaggacttaaatagacatttctccaaagacgatatacaaatggccaataagaacatgaaaagatgttcaacatcactagtcattagggaaatgcagatcaaaaccacaatgagataccagttcatacccattagaatggctgttatcaaaaaaatggggccaagcacagtggctcacgcctgtaatcccagcactctaggaggccaaggcaggtggatcacctaaggtcaggagttcaagaccagcctggccaacatggcaaaaccccgtctctaccaaaaaatgcaaaaattagctggttgtggtggcaggcgcctgtagtcccagctactcgggaggctgaggcacgagaattgcttgaacctgggagacagaggttgcagtgagctgagatcacgccactgcactccagactgggtgacagaggaagactccatctcaaaaaaaaaaaaaaaaaaagaaaagaaaaaatggaaaagacaaaattgtTGGCAAAGATACTGAGAAGTTTGAACCCTTGTTATtactggtaggaatataaaatggtgcagccactgtggaaaacagtttgatgtGTCCTCAGAAAGTTAGAGAATTaccttatgacccagcaattccatttttaggtatatattcaaaagaattgaaagcagagactgAAATAAGTACAGATACTTGGATGCCAGTATTTAtaatagcattattcacagtggccaaaatgtggaaccaacccaagaaTCCatgagcagatgaatggataaacaaaatgtgatttagacatacaacagaatattattcagccttttttttttttttttgagacggagtttcgttcttattgcccaggctggagtgcgatggcacgatctcggctcaccgcaacctccgcctcctgggttcaagcaattctcctgcctcagcctcctgaggagctggggtaacaggcacgcaccaccatgcctggctaatttatatatttttagtagagacggggtttctccatgttggtcaggctggtctcaaactcccaacctcacgtgatctgccccacctcggcctcccaaagtgctgggattacaggcatgagccactgtgcccagcctgaatctttttatgtttattttctgtggATTTTGTTTCATTCTTACGAATGCCCTCCTTATTCCATGActataaaatatttgctaatggtTTCCTGTGGTAtggtttgagttttcttttttacatttaaatgtttgaTGTTCCTGAGGTGTGATTCGATTTAGGTTGTTAGGTATAGttcaaatgaatttttattatttttattattttacatatatatttaagtctaattttactgttttttgttgttgttattgttgttgttgttgttggagacagagcctcactctgccacccaagctggagtgcagtggtgtgatcatagctcactgcagcctcaaattcctgggctccagttatcttcccacctcagtctcctgagcagctgggactacaggcatgtggaccactatgcctggccaattttttaatttttatttttgtggaaacaaggtctcaccgtcttgcccaggctgatctcaagctccttggctcaagcgatcctccctctttggcgtcccaaagtgctgggattacaggtgtgacctattgcacctggcctcaaatggATTTTTAATAGGTTAACCTGTTTATTCCAATGGTAATTCAGTCCTTGATTGAGTAATCCGCCTTTTCCACAGTAATCTGAATGGTCccctttattaaatattaaatttctatGCATATATGTGGgtgtatttttggttttctgttctatttcattgattgGTTTTTTCATGCATTAATAAAACTGCAGCCTTTTATTTATTGAAGTATTGTACTATTTAGTACATGGATAGGACTAAGCCTTTTTCATGCGTGTTTTTTGTAGAGCTTGTAGTTTaggaatcattttaaaatttttatatggtttaacccgggaggcagaggttgcagtgagctgagattttgccactacactccaacctgggcaacagagcgagactccattccaaaaaaataagaaaaagaaaaacagaaaaataataattacatctgcaaagaccttatttccaggTAAGTCCACATTCACAAGTATCAGGAATTAGAACTTGGACATATCTTTTTGAGGTATTCAGTTTAACCCACTATACCCAGTTGACAATATATATCAACACCCTCTTCACTTAGTGTCCTGAAGGAAATGATCCTATAGTGGAaaagtttttgtttctattttttcttttttttcttttttttttctgaaatcgagttttgctcttgtcgcccaggctggagtgcagtggcgcgatctcagctcactgcaacctccacctcccaggttcaagtgattctcctgcctcagcctcccgagtagctgggactacaggcgcgtgccaccacgcctggctaattttttgtatttttagtagagacagggtttcaccatcttggccaggctggtctcgatctcctgacctcatgatccgcccacatcggcctctcaaagtgctgggattacaagcgtgagccaccgcacccgacctgttgctctttttctttgtacattCTGTCAATATTTTAATCGTTAATTAGTAAATGATGGCAGTGTTTTTCAGACTGCAAGTTGTCACCCATTAGAGAATGGTGAAATTAGCTTAGTCGGTCACAATCAATACCCTTTATAATATAAAAGAGAATGGAGCAAAGtctattaatttctttttgaaatatatagacatgatgtaaaaaaaatttttttttttggtcggggggacagaatctcactctgacgcccaggctggagtgcagtggcatgatctcggctcactgcaaccacctccgccctctgggtccaagtgattttctgcctcagcctcctgagtagctgggattacaggcacccaccaccacacccggctaattttgtatttttagtttcaccatcttggccaggctggtcttgaactcctgacctcgtgatccacctgccttggcctcccaaagtgctgggattacaggcgtaatccACCGTGCCTggtgtaaaatgtattttttattatgagtCTAAGTCAAAAAAGCGTAAGAAACATGTATGATGCATTCTTACCTTGTAATAGTGAATAGCCATTAAGAAGACTGAggttgggctgggcgcagtggctcacacctgtaatctcagcactatgggaggccaaggcgggtggatcacctgaggtcaggagttcaagaccagcctggccaacatggtgaaaccccttctgtactaaaaatacaagaattagccaggcatggtggcgcttgcctgtaatcccagcttctagggggtgttgaggcaggaggatcacttgaacctgggaggcggatgttgcagtgagctgagatcgtgccactgtactccagcctgggcaacagagtgagactccatctcaaaaaaaaaataagaagactgAGGTTGATCAGTATGTACTGACAGATGGGGATGTCCTTAGTACATATGGATGTGGACTGAAAAATCAACTCTTTATAGtgtaatcccattaaaaaaaagttacaaattgTGCTTTTCCATAAGTAGTGTTGACTGTCAACACCAGACAACACTACTCATAGAAAGGTACAATTTGTCTCTGAAGGTCCACCAGAAAAAACGTGTGATCACACACACCTACGTTTATTAGAATTCCtacaccatctttttttttttttttttttttttgagacggaatgttgctctgtcacccaggctggagtgcaatggagcaatctcagctcactgcaacctctgcctcccaggttcaagctattctcctgcctcagcctcccgagtagctgggactacaggcaactgccaccacgtcagggtttcaccatgttgtctaggctggtctcgaactcctgaccttgtgatccgctcaccccagcctcccaaagtgctgggattacaggcatgagccaccgcgcctggccctcctACACCATCTTGATAGAACCATAGCACAATCTCAGAAGGAAAAAGCCAGGTAgaaggccagacgtggtggctcacacccataatcccagcgctttgggaggccgagatgggcagatcacttcagatcaggagttcgagaccagcctagccaacatggtaaaatcccatctctactaaaaatacaaaaattagccaggcttggtggcgggtgcctgtaatcccagctactcaggaggctaaggcgggagaatcgcttgaacccagaaggcagaggttgcagtgagctgagatggcaccactacactctagcctgggtgacagagcaagactccatcttgaggggggggaaaaaaaagccagggAGAGATCTTTATATTTTAGGGCCTGGGCtggataattttcttttctttctttttttctttttttttttttggagatggagtctcactctgtcacccaggctggagtgtaatggggtgatcttggcttactgcaacctccacctcccaggttcaagcgattctcctgcctcagcctcccaagtagctgggatcataggcacgtgccaccacgcctggctaatttttgtatttttagtagagatggggtttcatcat is a genomic window of Pongo pygmaeus isolate AG05252 chromosome 5, NHGRI_mPonPyg2-v2.0_pri, whole genome shotgun sequence containing:
- the LOC129039069 gene encoding uncharacterized protein LOC129039069, with protein sequence MRKLSHKADNPNGGQNSGLSISVMPPGTQASLSLHRTNRVRDHTGVRAAAAAAAAAAGPADCEETAVPPGPRTLPFPGSRLAPRPREARSSGSGGDPAGSARLRRGKQPRALLPPALCRRQPAEPTAGAPRAQQLLSPGSKGGRRDEPVAMTQTPTPIADPAELLGSTRLVSDLLGVPLRQRKPPRRATGCHRQHAAGPARGRAFVGRELAPEIVGAFLSGEESLAESDRSPAHSPGGGHSNRPC